From Xanthomonas sp. 10-10:
GTGCGCCATGCCGAGATGACGTGGCAGAGGCTTGCATGTGGCGTTGCCTGGCATCGGCCGGGAGCGAATCGGGTCGGCGCGTCGAAGGAGACGGCGGATCGCTCAAGGACAGGCGCCTCGGCGGCCAAGGCGGCGCCAAGGGCAAGCGCGCGCGATGCACCACGCCGGCGCTGCGTTGCGCTGATCGCAGCGAGCTCGAAGCGATGCGCGATCGGCGTGCCGGCACCGGTGCGCTCCCCCGGCACGAAGGCGACCACGCCATCGAGCGCATGCACCCGCCGGCGCCTGCTCGGTCCGTGCCAACGGCCGATGATTCACCCAGATTGGCCGCATGGCCCCACAATAGGCGGCCAGTTCCCCAACCGATGTCCCCATGCGCAAGACCTACCAGCTCAACCTCGAAGGCAAGAACCGCGACCGTCTGCTGGAAGCCAGCAAGAACGATATCCGCAAGTACATCCGTCGCGAGCGCCGCAAGGACCTGCCCGAGGGCGCGGACTACTGGGACTTCGACATGCGCTTCGGGGTGGACGAGGCCAGTGCCGCGCCGCTGCCGCCGGCCGAGCTGATCCGGGCGATCAATGCGCTGACCGGCGAAGGCGGCGAGCAGTTCTTCGTGGAAATCCTGCGCAAGCCCGGCAAGCGTACCCCGCGTGCCGATGGCGACAGCGCCCCGGGCGGCGAGCTGGATTTCGAGCAGGACTGAGGCGCTGCACCGGCGTGGCAGTGGATTGCCGCTACGTTGGCACCCTTGCATGGCCGTCTTCGGCAATGCGCCTTGCCGTCACCGCGGGTGGCCTAAGCGGCTCTAAATCAGATCGCATGGTGTGCACGCGGTAGGCATCGGCAGTCGATGTCCGTCATCTGCGCAGCCGCAACGTGCCAAGAGTGCGCAAGACCGGCATCGACGCATGCTGACACTGTCCGGCCTGCGCATGTGCCGCATGTTCAAGCGTGGCTCCTGCTCCTTCCAGATCCGCGCGACGACAGCGCGTTACGCGTGATGGACCACGCTCAGTCCCGCTCGCCTGCCTGTGACGCCGCCGCACGCAATTTGTCCTTCTTGCTCGGCCGCCTGCCCTTGATGCCGCCGTTGTCGTCCGGAACGCGCGTGCCGTTGTTCTGCGCTTGCGGCGCAGGCGTCACTGCCGCCGGGGTCGGCTCGAAACCGGCGACCACGCTGATCGGCACGCGCAGGCCCTGGCGTTTTTCGATCAAACGCCATTGCGGCTGGCTCTCTGCGGTGATGAAGCTGATCGCAAGGCCGCTGGCACCTGCGCGTGCGGTGCGGCCGATGCGGTGGGTGTAGTCCACCGTCGAGCGCGGCAGGTCGTAATTGACCACCGCCGGCAGCGCGTCGATATCGATGCCGCGCCCGGCCAGATCGGTGGCCACCAGTACCTGCAGCTCGCGCTGCTTGAAGGCGTACAACGTACGCTCGCGGCGGCCCTGGCTCAGCTCGCCATGCAGCGGTTGCGCGTTGATGCCGGTCTTGGTGAGTTTTTCGGCGACCTTGTCGGCGGTGTGCCGGCTGGCGACGAACACCAGCACATGCGACCAGCCGTGTTCCTGCAGCAGGTGGCGCAACAGCTGCGTGCGCTGGCCGGCATCGACGGCGATCGCGCGTTGCTCGATCGCTGGCGCAGCCTCTGGCGTGGCGGCAACAGTGATGCGTAGAGGGTCGCGCAGGCGACGCTTGGCCAGCGAGGCGATGGCGGGCGGAAACGTGGCCGAGAACAGCACGCTCTGCCGTTGCGCCGGCAGCAGGGCGAGGATGCGATCGAGCTCGGCGCCGAAGCCCAGTTCGAGCAGGCGGTCGGCCTCGTCCAGCACCAGCGTGGCGACTTCGCCCAGGCGCAGCGCATTGTGATCCACCAGATCCAGCAAGCGGCCGGGCGTGGCGACCACGATATCCGCACCACCGCGCAGGGCAAGCAACTGCGGATTGATCGAACTGCCGCCGGTGGCCGCAACGATCTTGAGCCGCCGCGGCAGATGTGCGGCCAGCTGATGCAGGGTGTCTTCGACCTGCGCGGCGAGTTCGCGCGTGGGCACCAACACCAGCGCACCGAGCACACGCGGGGCAGCATCCGGCGCCAGGCAGCGTTGCTGCAGCAACGGCAGCGCATAGGCCAGCGTCTTGCCCGAGCCGGTCTGCGCCATCGCCATCAGATCGCGCCCCTGCAGCATGGGCGGAATTGCCTGCTGCTGGATCGGTGTGGGCGTGCGGTGACCGGCGCGTGCCAGCGCCGTGTCGAAAAATGGCTGCAGCTGTGGCGACAGCGAGAGATGGGCAAATGACATGGACCGATTATCCAGGCATTTGCACTGCAATGGTCGGTGGGACGTCATGCTGGGTTGCCGCTGGGTACTGCGTCGGTGGGCGGGCAAGGGCCCTGCAGCAAACTCGCAGCGTCGAGTGCGCGGTGTCCTCACCGCTTGCGGGACACGCCGTGAACCCATCCCTGGGGGCTCGGTGGCGGCATCCATGCCGCCACACGGTCCCGCAAGCGGCGAGGCCACCGCACCAGACAGTTGGTCGGCTGCTTTCCTGAAAGCGTGCTCGGCTTGCGTGGCAGACGAGACGTTTGCAGGTTACGTGTTGGAGGTCGGTCTGTCGCCTGGCTTGCAATGGAAAATGGTGGAAGGTCGAGCGAACGCCCCGTGATCCAAACAGTGCACGTCATGCATTGCTTGCACCCGTACACCGACCATCTCGACAGGTCCTTGCCCGCTCACCGTCGCGGGACCTTACGCGGCATGGATGCCGCGTAAGAGCTTACAAGGACGTACTTGCAGCGTGTCCCGCGATGGTGGGCGGGCAGGGGGCCTACAGAAAACCCGCAGATCGGCTGCTCTGCAACTGATCCACCCGCAGTGTTCAAGCCTCATCGGGGCACAACGCAAAGCGACCAATACTTAAACCAAGGCGTTATTCCGCCGCGGTCAGATGCTTGAAACAAAAAAACGGTGGGTCGACTGCGCGGTGCCCTTACCGAGCGGCGCACTTACCGATCGTGTCACACGTCGCAACTTTATCCATGGAGGGCGACATGGTGGCCTGCCGCCAACGGTTCCCAAGCAGCGCGTGCACTGCAAGCGCCGACCCGGTCGCGTGCGGATGAGATCCTCAAGACCGGCCGGGCCCACCTGGCGGTGGGCGCGATGGTCCTGCTGTCCGCGCGTTAGTTGGCCAGCGCCAGATCGTCCAGCAGTGCGCGCAGGAAGCGTGCGGCTTCGCCGCCGGTGGCGGCGCGGTGATCGAACGTCAGCGACAGCGGCATCACCTTGTGGGTTTCCACCCCGCCCATCACCGGAGTGAGCTGGTAACGCGCGCGGCCGGCGGCGACGATGGCCACGCACGGCGGCACCACCACCGGAGTGGCGTAGCGGCCGGCAAACATGCCGAAGT
This genomic window contains:
- a CDS encoding DEAD/DEAH box helicase, with product MSFAHLSLSPQLQPFFDTALARAGHRTPTPIQQQAIPPMLQGRDLMAMAQTGSGKTLAYALPLLQQRCLAPDAAPRVLGALVLVPTRELAAQVEDTLHQLAAHLPRRLKIVAATGGSSINPQLLALRGGADIVVATPGRLLDLVDHNALRLGEVATLVLDEADRLLELGFGAELDRILALLPAQRQSVLFSATFPPAIASLAKRRLRDPLRITVAATPEAAPAIEQRAIAVDAGQRTQLLRHLLQEHGWSHVLVFVASRHTADKVAEKLTKTGINAQPLHGELSQGRRERTLYAFKQRELQVLVATDLAGRGIDIDALPAVVNYDLPRSTVDYTHRIGRTARAGASGLAISFITAESQPQWRLIEKRQGLRVPISVVAGFEPTPAAVTPAPQAQNNGTRVPDDNGGIKGRRPSKKDKLRAAASQAGERD
- a CDS encoding DUF6172 family protein; translated protein: MRKTYQLNLEGKNRDRLLEASKNDIRKYIRRERRKDLPEGADYWDFDMRFGVDEASAAPLPPAELIRAINALTGEGGEQFFVEILRKPGKRTPRADGDSAPGGELDFEQD